A genomic region of Mesorhizobium sp. NZP2077 contains the following coding sequences:
- a CDS encoding AMP-binding protein, which produces MILTLALLAGLVVAWLLIGVVETFRLGLRFAQALLYVPFKLAYRISDNRISIARKAQAPVIYVIAHQSRFEPGLMLSLLPDDTLHILDEVSARSPWLEPWRELGRSIAFNAEHLFVSRRLVRVLKGKGRLAVYLPDSVEPDIKTFRLFRAVTRIAIQADARIVPIFVAGARSLPVSLTPADKAPRHWLPQLSISVLEPMTIADLVARNPDQASNTNALFDRVAEARLFGTNLDRGLFLAMRDAAARVGASHPIIEDVISGALSYRKMFIGARVLGRRFEAVTAPGEAVGIMLPNANGVVLSLVGLLSAGRVAAMINYTAGPASVTAAVRTAVIRTVISSRAFVEKADLADIVAAVEKGGARLLWLEDIRTSVTTLDKLAAALLWRSPLQRQDAAKPGVILFTSGSEGTPKAVVLSQRNLLTNAMQAEARITISPADILLNVLPVFHSFGLTGGTILPLVTGVKLFLYPSPLHYKIIPEIARKVKPTIMFGTDTFLANYARTAKDGDFSSLRFVVAGAEAVKPETRRTYRERFQAEIIEGFGLTEAAPVVAVNTAIHGRDGTVGRLLPAMRMKLEPVEGISDAGRLWLDGPNLMMGYMTADRPGELQPLTGWHDTGDIVAVDREGFIAIRGRAKRFAKIAGEMVSLGAVEMLVQSLWPEERHAAVAVPDKRRGERIVLVTTADDANPDELRKFGKQAGAAELMVPNDIVKVEEIPVLGSGKTDYVSTRKLAIDRLGLGVAA; this is translated from the coding sequence GTCGCGCTTCGAACCGGGGCTGATGCTGTCGCTGCTGCCGGATGACACGCTACACATCCTCGACGAGGTCTCGGCGCGCTCGCCCTGGCTCGAACCATGGCGTGAGCTTGGCCGCAGCATCGCCTTCAATGCCGAACATCTCTTCGTCAGCCGCCGGCTGGTGCGCGTGCTGAAGGGCAAGGGCCGGCTCGCCGTCTACCTGCCGGATTCGGTCGAGCCCGACATCAAGACGTTCCGGCTGTTTCGCGCCGTCACCCGCATCGCCATTCAGGCCGACGCCCGCATCGTGCCGATCTTCGTCGCCGGCGCGCGCAGCCTGCCTGTGTCGCTGACGCCGGCGGATAAGGCGCCACGGCACTGGCTTCCGCAGCTGTCGATCAGTGTGCTGGAGCCGATGACCATCGCCGACCTGGTGGCGCGCAATCCGGACCAGGCGTCGAACACCAATGCGCTGTTCGACCGCGTCGCCGAAGCGCGGCTTTTCGGCACCAACCTCGATCGCGGCCTGTTCCTGGCCATGCGCGATGCGGCAGCCAGAGTCGGCGCCTCGCATCCGATCATCGAGGACGTCATCTCGGGTGCGCTAAGCTACCGCAAGATGTTCATCGGTGCTCGTGTGCTGGGCAGGCGCTTCGAAGCGGTGACGGCGCCGGGCGAAGCGGTGGGGATAATGCTGCCCAACGCCAATGGTGTCGTGCTGTCGCTCGTCGGCCTTCTATCGGCGGGCCGGGTGGCGGCGATGATCAACTATACGGCCGGGCCGGCGAGCGTTACGGCCGCCGTGCGGACGGCCGTCATCCGCACGGTCATCTCCTCCCGCGCTTTTGTCGAGAAGGCCGATCTCGCCGATATCGTCGCGGCGGTCGAAAAGGGTGGCGCCAGGCTGCTGTGGCTGGAAGATATTCGCACCAGCGTCACCACGCTGGACAAGCTTGCCGCCGCCTTGCTGTGGCGCTCGCCGCTGCAGCGGCAGGATGCGGCCAAGCCGGGCGTGATCCTGTTCACCTCGGGTTCTGAAGGCACGCCGAAAGCGGTGGTTCTGTCGCAAAGGAACCTGCTCACCAACGCCATGCAGGCCGAAGCGCGCATCACCATCTCGCCGGCCGATATCCTGCTCAATGTGCTGCCGGTGTTCCATTCCTTCGGCCTGACGGGCGGCACCATCCTTCCGCTGGTCACCGGGGTAAAGCTTTTCCTCTATCCCTCGCCGCTGCACTACAAGATCATCCCCGAGATCGCGCGCAAGGTGAAGCCGACTATCATGTTCGGCACCGACACGTTCCTCGCCAACTATGCGCGCACCGCCAAGGACGGCGATTTCTCCAGCCTGCGCTTCGTCGTCGCCGGCGCCGAGGCGGTGAAGCCTGAAACCCGCCGCACCTATCGCGAGCGCTTCCAGGCCGAGATCATCGAAGGCTTTGGGCTGACCGAGGCTGCACCCGTGGTTGCCGTCAACACCGCCATCCACGGCCGCGACGGCACGGTGGGAAGGCTATTGCCGGCGATGCGCATGAAGCTGGAACCGGTCGAAGGCATCTCGGACGCCGGCCGGCTGTGGCTCGACGGACCCAATCTGATGATGGGTTACATGACCGCTGACCGTCCCGGTGAGTTGCAGCCGCTGACCGGCTGGCACGACACCGGCGACATCGTCGCCGTCGACCGCGAAGGCTTCATCGCCATTCGCGGCCGCGCCAAGCGCTTCGCCAAGATTGCCGGCGAGATGGTGTCGCTGGGTGCTGTCGAGATGCTGGTGCAATCGCTATGGCCAGAAGAGCGCCATGCCGCGGTGGCGGTGCCGGACAAGCGGCGCGGCGAGCGCATCGTGCTGGTCACCACCGCCGACGATGCCAACCCCGACGAATTGCGCAAGTTCGGCAAACAGGCAGGTGCGGCTGAACTGATGGTGCCCAACGACATCGTCAAGGTGGAGGAAATCCCGGTGCTTGGTTCCGGCAAGACCGACTATGTCTCGACCAGGAAGCTGGCGATCGACAGGCTAGGGCTGGGTGTCGCGGCCTGA